The Drosophila teissieri strain GT53w chromosome X, Prin_Dtei_1.1, whole genome shotgun sequence genome has a segment encoding these proteins:
- the LOC122623503 gene encoding putative metabolite transport protein HI_1104 yields MIPVLEKLSGFYNSYVLAVLTIGYILGELGHYLIGVTSKQTAIELDYGDHACQQNTSMFNRHELPTQCSAVGNETSCYALDFNGTGYCEWNYNGLGIDYQILAGPTFILIFTIAGVFMGFAADKYNRVNMLTVCTVIFGIAMILQGTVKEYWQLVILRMVMAAGESGCNPLATGIMSDIFPEDKRALVMAIFNWGIYGGYGIAFPVGRYITKLNFWNLGWRVCYLGAGVLTVIMAALTGTTLREPERKAIGEGDRQTSSGKPVSLWQVIKSPAMIMLMIAASIRHCGGMTFAYNADLYYNTYFPDVDLGWWLFGVTIGIGSVGVVVGGIVSDKIVAKMGIRSRAFVLAVSQLIATLPAFGSVYFDPLWAMITLGLSYFFAEMWFGIVFAIVVEIVPLRVRSSTIGVFLFVMNNIGGNLPILVDPVAKVLGYRGSIMIFYAGFYGISSILFFITCFLLEGKPEQVGQPESPKSHPDAVLNARHMHGHDNSVFSVDETLPSNGRPAQLPQHLQMSSNGYDKSQVSPPRQNGAESSRL; encoded by the exons ATGATACCTGTTCTGGAGAAACTCAGCGGGTTCTACAACTCCTACGTCTTGGCCGTACTCACGATCGGCTATATCCTGGGCGAACTGGGACACTATCTGATCGGTGTGACCTCCAAGCAGACGGCCATTGAGCTGGACTACGGTGATCATGCCTGCCAGCAGAACACCTCGATGTTCAATCGCCACGAATTGCCCACCCAGTGCTCGGCGGTGGGGAACGAGACCAGTTGCTATGCCCTCGACTTCAACGGCACTGGGTATTGCGAGTGGAACTACAATGGACTGGGCATCGACTACCAGATCCTGGCCGGACCCACCTTCATCCTGATTTTCACCATCGCGGGCGTCTTCATGGGCTTCGCAGCGGACAAGTACAATCGCGTCAACATGCTGACCGTGTGCACAGTGATCTTTGGCATTGCCATGATCCTGCAGGGCACTGTTAAGGAGTACTGGCAACTGGTCATTTTGCGCATGGTCATGGCAGCCGGCGAATCGGGCTGCAATCCCTTGGCCACGGGCATCATGTCTGACATCTTTCCGGAGGATAAGAGAGCTCTGGTCATGGCCATCTTTAACTGGGGTATCTATGGAGGCTATGGCATCGCCTTTCCGGTGGGCCGCTACATCACCAAGCTGAACTTCTGGAATCTGGGATGGCGCGTTTGCTACTTAGGCGCCGGTGTCCTCACCGTGATTATGGCCGCCCTGACCGGAACCACTTTGCGGGAGCCGGAGCGCAAGGCCATCGGTGAGGGTGACCGCCAGACGTCCAGCGGCAAACCGGTGAGCCTGTGGCAGGTTATCAAGAGTCCGGCGATGATAATGCTGATGATTGCCGCGTCCATTCGTCATTGCGGTGGCATGACCTTTGCCTACAACGCCGATCTCTACTACAACACGTACTTCCCTGACGTGGACTTGGGCTGGTGGCTCTTTGGCGTCACCATCGGCATTGGCAGCGTGGGTGTGGTCGTTGGTGGCATTGTGTCGGACAAGATTGTCGCCAAGATGGGCATTCGATCACGCGCCTTTGTTTTGGCTGTCAGCCAGCTAATTGCCACACTGCCGGCCTTTGGATCGGTCTACTTTGATCCGCTGTGGGCCATGATCACGCTGGGCCTGAGCTACTTCTTCGCCGAGATGTGGTTTGGCATTGTATTCGCCATTGTTGTGGAGATTGTACCGCTGCGCGTTCGCTCCTCGACCATTGGCGTCTTTCTGTTTGTGATGAACAACATTGGTGGCAACCTGCCCATTCTGGTGGACCCCGTGGCCAAGGTCCTGGGCTATCGCGGTTCGATCATGATCTTCTACGCTGGATTCTATGGCATCA GTTCCATCCTCTTCTTCATCACCTGTTTCCTGCTGGAAGGCAAGCCGGAACAGGTCGGACAGCCGGAGTCGCCAAAGAGCCATCCGGATGCGGTGCTCAATGCTCGCCACATGCACGGACACGACAACTCCGTGTTCTCCGTGGACGAGACCCTGCCCTCCAACGGACGTCCTGCCCAACTGCCGCAGCATCTGCAAATGTCCAGCAATGGCTACGACAAGTCCCAGGTTTCGCCGCCGCGACAAAATGGCGCGGAGAGCAGTAGACTATAG